From the genome of Terriglobia bacterium:
AGCGATTCACGGCGGCAGCCCGCGCAAGTTTCAGCCCATGGTCGCCATTCACTGCGGCGCCTTGACCGAAAGCCTGCTGGAAAGCGAACTCTTCGGCCACGAAAAGGGCGCCTTCACCGGCGCGCAATACCGCAAGAAGGGCAAGTTCGAAATCGCCGAGGGCGGCACCGTGTTTCTCGATGAGATCGGCGACATCAGCCTCAAGACCCAGACCGACCTGCTGCGCGTATTGCAGGAGCGCGAGATCGTGCGCGTTGGCGGCAACCAGCCCATCAAGGTGGACTTTCGCTGCATCGCGGCGACCAATAAAAACCTGGAGCAGTTGATCGAGGAGGGCGCCTTCCGCCCCGACCTTTTCTATCGCCTCAATGTTTTCCGCATCGAACTGCCGCCGCTGCGCAACCGCAAGGAAGACATACCGCTGCTGGTGGAACATTTCGTACACAAGTTCTCGCAGGCCATGAACAAGCGCATCACGCGCGTCGCGCCCTCCGCCATGTACCAGCTCCAGCAGTACGCCTGGCCGGGCAACGTGCGCGAACTGGAAAACGCCGTCGAGCGCGCCATGGTGGTGGCGCAGGAGCCGGAACTGCGCGAGCAGGACTTCATTCTCAAGCCGCGTACCGCCAACGGCGCCGAGGGCAAGACGCTGGAGGACATCGAGAAGGCGCACATCCTGCACGTGCTCCAGGAGTGCGGCGGCAACCAGACGCGCACCGCCGAGGTTTTGGACATTGATCGCGTCACCCTGCACAACAAGCTCAAGAAATATGGCTGGAGCAGGAACGGGTTGGCGGCCACGGCCGGCGCGGAAAAATGAAGCTGCTGCAGTTGCTGCCGATCGGGGATATCGATCTGCGCGCGCTCGAGCAGGTCGGGCCCCGGATCGCGCAGCAGTTCCATGTCGCCTGGGACATCCTGCAGCCCGGACTCGATCCCCAGTTCGCCTACCACGCCGAGCGCCAGCAATATCATTCCACCGAACTGCTCGCCCGCATGCACGGATTCCTTGGCGCGGAGTGCTGGCGCCTGCTGGGCGTAACCGGCCACGATCTCTATATT
Proteins encoded in this window:
- a CDS encoding sigma-54 dependent transcriptional regulator, producing MEASKGKLLIVDDEFSVRDSLGKWFREEGYDIGAAEGAQDALALMAESRWDLALVDIKMRGTDGIELQRRLREIDPELIVIIMTGYASVETAVAALKNGAYDYVTKPLDPDDIAHTVQKALSHRKVQQENVRLRETVAEVQRPPDLVGQGSAMQKVFDAIETVAPTDATVLITGESGTGKEIVARAIHGGSPRKFQPMVAIHCGALTESLLESELFGHEKGAFTGAQYRKKGKFEIAEGGTVFLDEIGDISLKTQTDLLRVLQEREIVRVGGNQPIKVDFRCIAATNKNLEQLIEEGAFRPDLFYRLNVFRIELPPLRNRKEDIPLLVEHFVHKFSQAMNKRITRVAPSAMYQLQQYAWPGNVRELENAVERAMVVAQEPELREQDFILKPRTANGAEGKTLEDIEKAHILHVLQECGGNQTRTAEVLDIDRVTLHNKLKKYGWSRNGLAATAGAEK